From Rhodococcus sp. B7740:
GGGGATCATGGCCCCTACCATCGCAAAAGCCGAGACCGTGTCGCGTGAGGAATTGCTCGAATTCGTCTCTCCGCGGCACCATCACACCCTGATCACCCGCAAGCGCGACGACGGCCTGCAGGTCTCCCCGGTTTCGGCCGGGGTCGACTCGGAAGGCCGCATCGTCATCGCCACGTACCCCGAGCGCGCGAAGGTGCACAACATTCGCCGCAACTCCGCCGTCACGGTGTTGGTGCACAGTGATGATTGGAATGGCGACTACGTCCAGGTCGACGGTACCGCCGAAATCATCGATCTTCCCGACGCGGTCGAGCCTCTGGTGGAGTACTTCCGCAGCATCGCCGGCGAGCACTCGGACTGGGACGAGTACCGCGCGGCGATGGTGAAGCAGGGAAAGTCGTTGATACGCATCGTGATCGACACCTGGGGACCGATCGCCGCGGGTGGCTTCCCTCCAGGGAGAGTGTGACAAGCCCCCCAGGGAGGGTGTGATCTAGCCCTTCAGTGGTGCCGCGAAGAGCGGCACTGCGTTCTCCAGTGCGTATCGGGTGCCTGCGACCGAGGCTGCCGAGAATGCGTTGGAGAGGTTCTGATCTCCGAGCACCACGAGGCGTCCGTCGCGTGCCGACGGCAGGCCCTGGATCGACGGGTTGTCGGTGATCACCTCGGGTCCGGTGCCGATGGGGAACATGACGGTGAGGTCGGCATCGAGCGCGGAGATGTTCTCCTCGGAGAGTTCGATGCTGAATGCTCCCGGCTGCGCGAGGTTCTGGACGGCCGGGGTGTTCTCCATGCCCAACGACTCGAGGAAGTCGACGCGGGTGTCGCCGCGGACGTAGGCACCGACCTGTCCGCTGTAGAGCGTGCCGACGGCGACGGTCTTGCCGGCGAATTCGGGGTTGGCGGCGATGGTGTCGTCGACCAGTGCCTGGGTGTCGTCGACGAGCTTCTTGCCCTCGTCGACCTTTCCGAGCGCTTGGGCAACGATCTCGGTCTGGCCGTCCCACGTGGTGCCGTAGGCGACGTCGGTTCCCGGCGGCGCGGCGACAGTCGGGGCGATCTCGGACAGGTCGTCGTAGACGGCTTTGTCGTTGGTGCTACGAGTCCACAGGATCAGATCCGGTGCCAGCGCCGCCACCGACTCCATGTCGACGTCGAAGGTGCCGACGATCGTGGGGTCGGTGTCGTAGGTTTCGTCGACCCACGGGCCGAGGCCGTTTCCGCCGACTCCGAGCCAGTCACTCGCTCCGACAGGTTGGACGCCGAGCGCCAGTGCGGTCTCGGCGTCCGACCAGCCGAGTGCAACCACGCGCTGCGGATTCGCCGGGACCTCGACGTCGCCGAACATGTCGGTGACGACGACACCACCGGCCTCCGAGGGGTCGGTGGTGTCGCCGTTGTCGGAGCTGCATGCGGTCAGAGTGAGGGCGAGGGCGAGGGTTGCCGCAGGCAGAGCCAACGAACGAGAAATGTGCATAGGGCACGCTAACCTATCAAGCGCTGAAATGCTCCACGATCTTCGCGCAGAAGGCCGGCAGGTCGTCCGGATTGCGGCTCGACACCAGGTTGCCGTCGACGACCACTTCCTCGTCGACGACGGTTCCTCCCGCGTTGCGAATGTCGGTTCGGATGCTCGGGTAGGACGTCAACGTCCGGCCCTTCACGACGTCCGCCTCGACGAGAGTCCAGGCACCGTGGCAGATGACGCCGACCGGTTTGCGGGCTTGTACGAATGCGCGCACGAACGCCACCGCGTCCGCGTCGACGCGAAGTTGGTCGGGGTTGGTGGTGCCGCCGGGCAGGATCAGCGCATCGAAGTCGTCCGCGGAGACATCGGCGACGACGCGGTCGACCGTGAAGGTGTCGGCGGCATTGACGTCGCTCTCCATCGCTTGGATGTCACCATGGTCGAGTGCCACCAATGTGACTGTGGCTCCGGCATTTTCGACGGCTTCACGAGGCTGAACCAGTTCGACCTGCTCGACGCCGTCTGTAGCGAGAATGGCGATGCGGCGTCCGGTCAATGTATCGGTAGTCATACCTGTTCGAATGTCCGACCGGACCGGATCTCAAACTGACGAGTGATGGTACGAATGGAGACATGAGCGAATCACCCATCGAAACGCCCACCGAGGATCGGGTCGAGCAGAGTCTGCCGATCGTCGACGAGTCCGGCGAGCCGAGTACGAGTGATCTGCCCGTCGAGGCCGACGTCCGGGACGTGCTGGATCAACGAGCCGAGGTCCCGCTCGACGACGACGGGTACGACGAGCGCTAGGGCGTGCCTGGTTCGACGACGAGAGGGTGCGGCTGCGACTTGAACTTCGCGGGGGAGCCGTCGGCCATGGCGACTCCGTGGATGCCGCCCCACATCATCATGCAGAGATAGTCGATCAGATCGTCCGCGGACATGGACTTGTTGGAGATCCACCAGTGCGTGGCCAACTGAACCGCGCCGACGATCGCGAAGGCCCACGGAACCGAACCGCCCGAGTCCATCTCGCGTTGCCGTAGGCGCTCACCCAACACGGTGGAAAGCAACTCGGCGATCATGCGCTCGGACTCGGCGACGACGTCGCGATTGTTGCCGGCGTTGTTCGCCATGACGTACAGGTACACCTCGGGATCGGTGGCCACCGTCTCGACATAGGCGGTCACGACGACGCGGGTGAGTTCGTACTCGTCGAGCTCGTGCGAGATGGCCGCGTAGATGCGAGGTGCCAGGGTCGTCTCGACGTACCGCGACATGGTCGCGCTCGTCAGGTCGTTCTTGTCGGTGAAGTAGCGGTAGAGCACCGTCTTGGAGATACCGATCTCCGACGCGATCTCGTCCATTCCGATCTCGCGGCCCCGCAACCGGATCGCAGCCAGCGTGCCGTCGACCAACTCCTCGCGTCGCGCGATCTTGTGCTCACGCCACCGACGTTTGCGGCCGTCCGGCTTCTCGGCCTTGGGCTTGTCCTCGCTCGGCTCGGACTCGTCCAGCTTTGCCTCCGTCGTATTTCTTGCCACGACCACCACCCTATGCGCCTGCTCGGACACCGTCGCAGGGTGCGTCCGGTTGGTCCGAGGTATTTCTGGGCACAATGTCGGTTGTGCAGCTGATGAACTTCGACGACGACACCAAACGCCGCGACCTCCGCAAGATGAAGACGGTCGCGACGGGCTTTCTCGTCTTCGCATCGATCGTCTACATCTTCTGCCGCTGGCAGGAGTCGACGGGTGCAGGTGCCTGGGTGGGCTACGTGCGCGCGGCATCGGAAGCGGGAATGGTGGGCGCACTCGCGGACTGGTTCGCGGTGACGGCCCTGTTCAAGCACCCGCTCGGCATCCCGATTCCGCACACGGCCTTGATCAAGAAGAAGAAGGACCAGCTGGGTGCGAGCCTGAGTTCGTTCGTCGGCAGCAACTTCCTCGCCCCCGAGGTCGTGTCGGAGAAGGTCGCGTCCGCGCAGGTTCCCCTGCGGTTGGGGACCTGGCTCGCTCAGCCGGACAACGCCGAACGGGTCGCGGCCGAGGCGGCGACCGTGTTGCACGGCGTTGTCGACGTCCTCAACGACGAGGACATCACCGCCGTCATCGACAGCACCATCGTGCGTCGACTCGCCGACCCGCAGTGGGGACCGCCGATCGGCCGGATTCTCGACGAACTGCTCCGCGAGAATCGCCAGCTGCCGTTGATCGACATGCTCGCCGAGCGCGCTCACCAGTGGGCGCTCGGCAGCCAGGAGATGATCGATCGCGTCGTCGCGCGGGACTCCCCGAACTGGTCGCCGAAGTTCGTCGACACCCTGTTGGGCGAGAAGGTCTACAAGGAGCTCGTCGAGTTCACCTGGAAGATTCGCTCCAACCCCGAACACGACGTACGCCTGGCCGCCAACAAGTTCCTCGTCGATTACGCCAACGACCTGCAGCACGACCCGGTCACCATCGAGAAGGCCGAGAAGCTCAAGGCGCAGATCATGGGGCGCGAGGAGATCACCGGCCTCGCCGCGGCGACGTGGAAGGTGGCCAAGCGGCTGATCACCGAGTCGGTGGACGATCCGACGAGCACGCTGCGCACCAAGATCAAGGAGAACACCGCCAACCTCGGGGTGCGCTTGCGCGACGACGAGGAATTGCGCGGCAAGGTCGACGGCTGGCTCCTCGGTGGGGCGAGTTACATCGCCGCGAACTACGCGGACGAGATCACCACGATCATCGGGGACACCGTCGCGCGGTGGGATGCCGAGGAGGCGAGCAAGAAGATCGAACTGCAGGTCGGACGCGATCTGCAATTCATTCGCATCAACGGAACCGTCGTCGGTTCCATCGCCGGTCTCGCCATCTACACGATCTCGGATCTGATCTTCGGGCACTAGTGCTAGCAGAGTGCTTGCAATAGTTAGCACCCTTCGGTACCGTCCAGTAGGACACCGAAACAGGAGGCCGATATGGCCGAGAACGAGGGGGATCTGGTCGCCAAAGCGACCGAGGCGACGCAGGTCGTCGCCGAGGCGGGGGATCTGGTCGCTGCAGTGGTCACCACTGCGGCCCAGGACATCGGCAGCTACATCCGGTCCCAACGAGAAGCCGCGCAGGTATCCATGCGGCAACTCGCCAGCCGGGCCGGAGTGAGCAACCCCTACCTGAGCCAGATCGAACGCGGACTGCGCAACCCGTCCGCAGAAGTGCTAGCGCAGATAGCCAAGGGTCTGCGCGTCTCCTCCGAGGTGCTGTACGTCCGGGCCGGGATCTTGGAAGCGCGTCCCCACGGTCCGGTGCGCGAAGCTCTGCTCGGCGATGAGCACATCACCGAACGGCAGAAGCAAGTGCTGATCGAGATCTACGACTCGTTCTGTCGTGAGAACGAGTCGACGCAGGAGCCCGAACCCGACGAACAGGAGACACCCGATGTCTGATTCCAAGAACTTCGAGAACGTCAAGACCCCGATCTTCGCAGCCGTCGGTGCAGGCGACGCCGTCGTCCAGGCCGTGGCCGACGTCGTCGCTCAGGTGCGCTCGCGCGCCGAGAGCCGCACCAGCGAGGTCAACGCCCGCATCGCCGACATCTCCGAAGACGTCACCGAGGGCGTCGAGAGCCTGCGCGAGCGGCTGGCGAACCTGCCCGCAGAGCTCCCCGACGAGATCGCCGAGCTGCGCGAGCGCTTCACCCCCGAAGAGCTGCGCAAGGTTGCCGAGGCATACCTGAAGGTGGCATCCGACCTCTACACCTCGCTCGCCGAGCGCGGCGAAGAGACCGTCGAGCGCATCCGCCGCACGCCCGCCGTCGAAGAACGCCTCGAACGCGCCAACGCCGCTGCAAACGACGTCGTCGACCTCACCGAGCAGGCCCTCGGAACCGTCGCCTCGCAGACCCGCGCAGTGGGTGAGCGTGCCGCTGCACTGGCCGGTCTCGCATCGGACAAGGTCCGCGAGGGTGCCGAGGAGATCTCCGACGCCGCCGACGAGCTCGCCGAGAACATCGACGAAGCAGGCGACGAGGCCAAGGACAAGGCCATCAAGGCGTCCGACAAGGTGAGCGGCGCGGCGGGCACGGTCGAGGCCAAGACCCGCAGCAACGCCAACTCGCCGATCAAGAAGACCCCGGCACCGGCCAAGAAGACCGCACCGGCACCGGCAGCCAAGAAGTCCACCCCGGCTCCGGCCAAGAAGGCTCCGGCGAAGAAGACCACTCGCTAAAGCACTCGTAAAGAAAACGACCCCTGCGCCGAGCGGCGCGGGGGTCGTTTCTCGTACACTGACCGCGTGAGCATCGCCGGCAGCTTCAGCTACTACATCCTGACCTTTCTGCAGATCCTCGGAGTGGTAGGTGCAGGATTCGCGATCTTCCACGCATTGCGTCAGCGCGCCGACGCCTTTCCTGCCGTGGACAAGCTCACCAAGAACGCGTGGCTGGCCATCCTGTTCGTCGGCCTGCTCCTCATCCTCGTCTCCGGAGTGATCGGATTCCTGGGCATCATCGGCGTCGTCGCCGTGTGCGTGTACCTCGTCGACGTACGGCCCAAGATCGACAGCATCCAGCGCGGACCTCGCTGGTAACCAGCCGCGTCGACGCCCGTTCGGTTCTGGGCGTAGCCTCTACCGCACCCGCTCGGGGGATACAGGTGGAGGGGAATCAGTGGTTTCACGCAAGGTAATCGAACGCGCGCTGTTCGGAGTCGGCAGTGCGGCCGTCGCGGCAGGCATCGGTACGTTCGTCGTTCGGCGGCGTCGCCTGCACTCGTTCACCAAGACGACCGACGTCCAGCCCGACGAGCTGCTGCAGTACCCCACCTTCGAGCCGCACATCACCGAGGTGGTCACCGACGACGGTGCCCACCTGCACGTCCGTAGCTACGGTGACTCCGATGCCGCGCCGATCGTCTTCAGCCACGGCTGGACCTGCTCGGCGGACTACTGGTACCCGCAGATCAACGCCCTCGCCGGCCGCTACCGCGTCATCGCGTACGACCAGCGCGGCCACGGCCGCAGCGACGTGGGAACGCGACCACTGAGCCCCGACGTGCTGGCCGACGACCTCGCTGCGGTCCTCACCGCCACCGTCGACGAGGACAACAAAGCTGTGCTGGTGGGTCACAGCATGGGCGGCATGTCGATCATGGCCTGGGCCGGAAACTATCCCGAACAGGTCGATCGCCTGGTCAGTGCCGTCCTGCTCGCCAGCACCGCGACCGACTCACTCGTCCGCGAAACCACCGTCATCCCACTGCCGCAGCGCTTCCCGCGCCTCCCGACCCCCGTGGGCAAAGCCGTGCTCAGCTCGGCGCTTCCGCTGCGGCCGTCGCCGGTGACCCGCCAGGCCATCAAGTACATCTCCATGGCACCAGGAGCGACACCGGCCGAGGTGGCGTTCTGCGAGAAGATCGTGCTCGAATGCGCCCCGCGCACCCGCGGCATCTGGGGTGCCGCGCTCAGCGACCTCGACATCCACGAAGCGCTCGAGAACATGTCCGTTCCCACCAGCGTGCTCGTCGGATCGGCCGACCGACTGACCCCACCCGTGCACGCCCGCAAACTCGCCCGCGCCCTCGACGATCACGACCACCTGAGCAGACTGATCGTGATCCCCGGCATCGGACACATGAGCTCCGTCGAGGCAATCGACGAATTCAACACCGAAGTGGTTCGGCTCCGGAACTTGTGATCTAGCTGAACACCACGGTCTTGCGGCCGTGCACCAGGACGCGATCCTCCAGGTGCCACCGCAGGCCACGGGAGAGCACCAGCTTCTCGATGTCGCGGCCCTGACGCACCATGTCGGCCACCTCGTCGGAATGGTCGACGCGGATGACGTCCTGCTCGATGATCGGACCCGCGTCGAGCTCGGCCGTCACGTAGTGGCACGTCGCGCCGATCAGCTTCACGCCCCGCGCGAACGCCTGGTGGTACGGACGCGCGCCGACGAACGACGGCAGGAAGCTGTGGTGGATGTTGATGGCCCGGCCCGCCCAGTGTGCGCACAGCGACTCGGGCAGAACCTGCATGAAGCGTGCCAGCACAACCGCGTGCGGATCGTAGGAATCGACCAGCGACCGCACCTCCTCGAAGGCGGGCCCGCGCTCGGCCGGATCCTTGGCGAACTCGACGTGATGGAACGGGGTGCCGTGCGCCGCGGCGATCGGCTCGAGCGACTTGTGGTTGCCGATCACCGCGGAGATCTGAGCGGGCAGTTCGCCGCCCGCAGCGCGCCCGAGGAGGTCGTGCAAGCAGTGCGCCTCCTTGCTGACGAGTAGGACCACGCGCTTGGGCTCACCCGAATCGTGAAGTGTCCATTCGGTTTCCGGGCCGAGCTCGGCAGCCACCACCGCGAAGCGCGTCCTCAGCTCCTCGATGCTCATGTCCACCGACGACGCGCGCACCGCCTGCCGGGTGAAGAACCAACCGGTGTCGGGATCGGCGTGATAAGCGGCCTCGACGATCCATCCACCGACCTCGGCGAGGAAGGTCGAGATGCGGGCGACGATGCCCGTCTTGTCGGGGCAACCGAGCGACAGAACGTAACGGCGATCCTCGGATACGGAAGAACTCATACCGCCGATTGTCTCAGGGCGTCCGCACCCCGGTTGCCACCAGTGTCCCCAGATCGATCGAATCGATTCCGCGCTCGGTGAGCAGCTCCGAGAACTCGGCACGGATCTGCGTCCGGGTCGCATCGTCGAACGGTGTCAGCGCTCCCCGCATGGCGCTGCCCAGCACGAGATCCCACACGAACGACTCCGTCGCGGGAACGTGATTGGACAGCTCCACGACCTCGACATCGGTGGTGCCGGCCGCGGCGAGCCATGCCGACAGAAGATCCGCCGTCTCCATCCGCCGGATCGGGTGCTTGTCGTAACCGTCCTGCGTGAGTGGCCCGTCGTGTTCGCTCGGCGGCGAATGCGCACCGATCACCTCGAAGAACGAGCCCGCGAACGCCTCGAACGCACCCTTGCGCCACACCGTCACCCCGACGCGACCGCCCGGACGAACCAACGACACCAGACGAGCGAAGTCCCCCTCGGGATCGGGCAGAAAGAAGATGCCGTACGAACAGGCCAACGCGTCGTATCCGGCATCGGGAACCGTCGACGGCGGCTCCCATTCGGTGGCGTCGGCGAGCACGAAGTCGATGTTGCGCAGGGCCCGTTCGGTGGCTTTCACCCGCCCGACCTCGAGCAGGTCGTCGGCGAGATCGATGGCGTGCACGAGGCCGTCCGGGCCGACGGCGGCCGCCGCGGGGATCGCCGATGCCCCGGTGCCGGAGCACACGTCCAGGACGGTGTCCCCGGTCGCCAACCCGAGCGCGAAGGCGAGCGACTGCCCGGCCGGCCCCCAGACCTGTGGCGTCACCGCGTCGAACTCCCTGCTGGTGGCGTTGAAGGTGGCGGCGAGCGAGGCTGCGGTCATGAACGAAAATCGTAGACCGACAGGGCTACGAAAGGGCGTGCTGTGAAAAGCTGGAACGCATGACACTCACCCGCTCCGCCCTCGCCGGAATGGTCGACCACACGCTGCTCAAGCCCGAAGCCACGACGGCCGACGTGGCCGCCCTCATCGAGGAAGGCCGCGAACTCGGAGTGCTCGCGGTGTGCGTATCGCCGTCGATGCTGCCGATTCAGGCCGAGGGAATGCTCACTGCCGTCGTCGCCGGGTTCCCGTCGGGCAAGCATCACTCGCTGATCAAGGGTTCCGAGGCCAGGCTCGCGGTGCAGCAAGGCGCCGACGAGGTCGACATGGTGATCGACGTCGGCGCGGCCATCGCGGGGGACTACAACGCGGTACTGGCCGACATCGTCACCGTCCGCGAGGGGATCGCCGGAACCGCGGTCCTGAAGGTCATCATCGAATCGGCCGCACTGTCCGACGACGCGATCGTCGAGGTGTGCCGCGCCGCCGAGAAAGCCGGTGCCGACTTCGTCAAGACATCCACCGGATTCCACCCCGCAGGCGGCGCGAGCGTCGAAGCGGTGCGCTTGATGGCGGAGACCGTCGGCGGACGACTGGGCGTCAAGGCCAGTGGCGGCATCCGCACCACGGAGGCCGCCCTGGCCATGATCGACGCGGGCGCAACACGATTGGGGCTTTCGGGAACGCGCGCGGTGCTCGACGGTCTGAGCTAGAGCGACTGCGTCGCACGTGCACGGTAATTCGTAGCCTGCTACGAATTACCGCTCACGTGGGTTACGCGACCAGCGAGCAACCCTCGGGTGTCGGCTGATTCTGATCCTGCTGAGTCACCGGAATCGTGTACTGCCCGCCTTCGAGGGCGAGCTCGATGCCGCTGTCGGTGACGGTCAGCGACGTCGGAGCCATGTCCAGCGGGTAGGCCTGCAGACTGTCGGTCAGCACACCGACGACGGAGTCGACCAGATCGGTCGGGATGCCGAGACCCAGAATCGATGCGTCGACGGTCTGGAAGTCGACCCTGCCGTCTGCAACCTGCGGCTTGACGGTCAGATTCGCCAGTGCTCCGACGGCGAAGTCGAGGGTGCCCGCCGACGCGTCCGAGGTGACGCCCGAGACGATCGCGCCGATGCCCTGGCTCTGCAGGGTGCGGGTGATGCCGTCGGTCGACCACGAGATGTCGGCACTGGAGCTGCCGATGGTGCCGCCGGAGTCGGCGGTCTGCGTCAGGTTCAGGTCACGTGCCTCGGCGTGCACGACCATGCCCTCGGCGGGACCGAAGCGCGCGTCGTCGCTGTCGACGGTGACCGAGGAGACCTTCTTGTCCACCAGTGACAGCAGGACCGGCTTCAGGCCGAGACCGACCTCGACCTGGCTGCCGAGCTCGGACTCGAGCTGGCCGGCGAGGCAGGATTTGATCTGCTGACGGACGAACAACTCGCCACCGATGGCGGCGACGAGGAGGACGACGACGACGGAGACTGCGATCAGCGGTGCGGTGCTCCGCCTGGCTGTGGATGACATTCCTGGCAGTCTTCCCGATGATTCTGAGCAAGCTCTGTGAAACTCGCCGAACCTGCGTTCTCGATCGAAACTTTGTGACCTGTAACACATTGTGACGTAGGCTTGCGTCATGAGTACGACAGGACCGAGCGTGCACGAATTGCACTCGCTGGCCACTCGCCAGGACGGTTACTTCACGGCCGAGCAGGCCGGCGAGCTCGGCTTCGATTCTGCGATGGCGCGCGTCAATCTGGCCACCAACACGTGGACTCGCGTCGAGCGCAACCTGTTCCGACTCGGCCAGTGGCCACACAGCGAACTCGAAGTGTTCGCCATGTGGTGTGCCTGGTTCGGCGGCGAGGCCGTGATCTCGCACCAGAGCGCAGCGGAGCTACACGGATTCGGGCACCTGCACCCGCAATTCGTCCACGTCTGCGCATTCGGCGACCTACGACTGACCGACACCAGACTGGCGGTTCATCGCCTACGACTCGAGCCCCGGGACGTCGAATCGGCAGGCACGTTCAACCTCACCACCCCGGTGCGGACCGTGCTCGACCTCGCCGCAGGCGGCATCTCCCAGATCACCCTCGACGAGGTGGTGTGCGACGCCGTGGCGATCGGTCGCGTCGACCCGCAGGCGCTGTACTCCGAGGCCGGAAACAGCACCGACCGAGTGGCCGAACGCGTCGAACTGGCACTGTCCGCCTGCACCTAGTCGATTCTCTTTGCCGGTGCGACCGTCGACCACGGGACCGTGAGTACGTTGTCTCGCATCCGTCGGCGCGGGAGTGTGATCGGAAGACCCTGTTCGACAAGAACTTTCATGGCTGCGCGCCACCGAATTCGAGGTCCGAACGGGGCCAGCGGGGCCGAGACCGACCACGCTCTGTCGGCCCGTCGAAGCAGATCGTGGATCAGCTCGCCCTCGATGTTGCGATGTATCAACACCTTCGGAAGCCGCTCCGCGATGTCCGACGGCATCTCGACGTCGAACGGATCCCATGCCAGCGTCAGGGAAAGGGGGCCCTCGGCGTCGAGCAACACCCAGGCGCACCGTCGGCCGAGCTCGTCGCAGGTGCCGTCCATCAGCAGGCCACCGGGTGCCAGGCCCGACAGAATGCGTTGCCAGGCAGCGGGTACCGCATCCTCGGGATACTGGCGCAGTACGTTGAACGCCCGCACCAGGTCGGGGCGCAGGCCCGCCAGC
This genomic window contains:
- a CDS encoding class I SAM-dependent methyltransferase; the encoded protein is MHHPDVRRVLQSSANPLVVDLGYGAMPNTTLELAGRLRTVRPDLRVIGLEIDPARVVPGSDGVQFARGGFELAGLRPDLVRAFNVLRQYPEDAVPAAWQRILSGLAPGGLLMDGTCDELGRRCAWVLLDAEGPLSLTLAWDPFDVEMPSDIAERLPKVLIHRNIEGELIHDLLRRADRAWSVSAPLAPFGPRIRWRAAMKVLVEQGLPITLPRRRMRDNVLTVPWSTVAPAKRID